A window of the Pseudomonas gozinkensis genome harbors these coding sequences:
- a CDS encoding TldD/PmbA family protein, which yields MSISKNPSEAFKVLVNWLRDAVREPEQFTLSYDAESSAFVRFNHAKVRQAGQVQQAGIGLKLIDDGRHADLHITLSGEQTTDLQRLAEGLQQLRETLPLLPQDPYLLLNHNGWQSKNVQEHPLPDTEQVVAEIAKAAEGLDLVGFYAAGPISRGFASSSGAFGWHQANSFNFDFSLFHENGEAVKASYAGHDWNSEDFARRIQQAREQLEFLGRPLRTLPPGQYRAYLAPAALEEIMGMLCWGGFSAQSIASKSSPLQKLYAGDQAFSPLVSLDEKVSDSLSPAFSGEGYPRSDLRLIIEGKAGDQLVGSRSAAEYGLTANGAGGGESPSALNMGAGDLPQAEILKQLGTGLYISNLWYLNFSDQPAARLTGMTRFATFWVENGEIQAPVSTMRFDDSAYSLLGSQLEALTAERELLLSASTYSQRNTSSALLPGALVSRLTLTL from the coding sequence ATGAGTATTTCCAAGAACCCGTCCGAGGCGTTCAAGGTGCTGGTCAACTGGCTGCGCGATGCCGTGCGCGAGCCGGAACAGTTCACCCTGAGTTACGACGCCGAATCCTCGGCCTTCGTCCGTTTCAACCACGCCAAGGTGCGTCAGGCCGGGCAAGTGCAACAAGCCGGTATCGGCCTGAAACTGATCGACGACGGCCGCCATGCCGACCTGCACATCACTCTGTCCGGTGAGCAGACCACCGACCTGCAACGCCTCGCCGAAGGCTTGCAGCAATTGCGCGAAACCCTGCCGCTGCTGCCGCAGGATCCGTACCTGCTGCTCAACCACAATGGCTGGCAGAGCAAGAACGTGCAGGAGCATCCGTTGCCAGATACCGAGCAGGTGGTGGCGGAAATCGCTAAGGCTGCCGAAGGTCTGGATCTGGTCGGCTTCTACGCTGCAGGTCCCATCAGCCGTGGCTTCGCCAGTTCTTCCGGCGCATTCGGCTGGCATCAGGCCAACAGTTTCAACTTCGACTTCAGCCTGTTCCACGAGAACGGCGAAGCGGTGAAGGCCAGCTACGCCGGACATGACTGGAACAGCGAAGACTTCGCCAGACGCATCCAGCAGGCTCGCGAACAGCTCGAGTTTCTCGGTCGCCCGCTGCGTACCTTGCCGCCAGGCCAATACCGCGCCTATCTGGCGCCCGCAGCCCTGGAAGAAATCATGGGCATGCTGTGCTGGGGCGGTTTCTCGGCGCAGTCGATCGCCAGCAAGAGCAGCCCGTTGCAGAAACTGTATGCCGGCGATCAGGCATTCAGCCCGCTGGTGTCTCTCGACGAAAAGGTCAGCGATTCGCTGAGCCCGGCGTTTTCCGGTGAAGGTTACCCGCGCAGCGATCTGCGGTTGATCATCGAAGGCAAAGCGGGTGATCAGTTGGTGGGTTCGCGCAGTGCCGCCGAATACGGTCTGACAGCCAACGGAGCCGGCGGTGGCGAATCGCCGAGCGCGCTGAACATGGGCGCAGGCGATCTGCCGCAGGCCGAAATCCTCAAGCAGTTGGGCACCGGGTTGTACATCAGCAACCTGTGGTACCTGAACTTCTCCGATCAACCGGCGGCGCGCCTGACCGGCATGACCCGGTTTGCCACGTTCTGGGTCGAGAATGGCGAGATTCAGGCGCCGGTCAGCACCATGCGTTTCGACGACAGCGCCTACAGCCTGCTGGGTTCGCAGCTGGAAGCGTTGACTGCCGAGCGCGAGTTGCTGCTGTCGGCGAGCACCTACAGCCAGCGCAATACTTCGTCGGCGCTGTTGCCGGGGGCGCTGGTGAGCCGATTGACCCTGACCCTGTGA
- the mdtD gene encoding multidrug transporter subunit MdtD yields MPNRPPLDAITARWLPWVVAIAFFMQSLDGTILNTALPAMARDLAEDPLRMQGVIIAYMLTVALLIPASGWIADRFGTKKIFFGAILLFSLGSLLCALSSSLSMLIGARVIQGLGGALMLPVGRLVVLRAYPRSELVRIMGFITIPGLLGPLIGPTMGGWMVEYLTWHWIFLINLPVGVIGCYAVWKFIPDLRGTERTRFDSLGFLLFGAAMVLITIAMEGLGELHLPHLRVMLLLFGGMACLAAYWLRAGHIENPLFAPSLFKTRTFAVGILGNLFARLGSGALPFLVPLLLQVALGYSPSQAGMSMLPLAAAAMVAKWGARPLIERLGYRIVLTGNTLLLGIMLASMGLVSEQTPYWLLLCLLAILGAINSLQFTAMNTVTLIDLDDASASSGNSLLSVVAQLSLSLGVACAGALLGGFTAEVGNDGVETVLGAFQLTFVTVGIMAMLAATIFSQLSKNDGRRVRRPEEHIES; encoded by the coding sequence ATGCCCAACCGCCCGCCTCTCGACGCCATCACCGCCCGCTGGTTGCCGTGGGTCGTCGCCATCGCTTTCTTCATGCAGTCCCTCGACGGGACCATCCTCAACACCGCCCTGCCTGCCATGGCTCGGGATCTGGCCGAAGACCCATTGCGCATGCAGGGCGTGATCATCGCCTACATGCTCACCGTGGCCCTGCTGATTCCGGCCTCGGGCTGGATCGCCGACCGCTTCGGCACCAAGAAAATCTTCTTCGGCGCGATCCTGCTGTTCAGCCTCGGCTCGCTGCTCTGCGCCTTGTCGAGCAGCCTGAGCATGCTGATCGGTGCGCGAGTGATTCAGGGCCTCGGCGGTGCGCTGATGCTGCCGGTCGGGCGCCTGGTGGTGCTGCGCGCCTACCCGCGTTCGGAACTGGTGCGGATCATGGGTTTCATCACCATTCCCGGCCTGCTCGGCCCGCTGATCGGTCCGACCATGGGCGGCTGGATGGTGGAATACCTGACGTGGCACTGGATCTTCCTGATCAACCTGCCGGTCGGCGTCATCGGTTGCTACGCGGTGTGGAAATTCATCCCCGACCTGCGCGGCACCGAGCGCACGCGCTTCGATAGCCTGGGCTTCCTGCTGTTCGGCGCGGCGATGGTGCTGATCACCATCGCCATGGAAGGCCTCGGCGAACTGCACCTGCCACACCTGCGGGTGATGCTGCTGCTGTTCGGTGGCATGGCGTGTCTGGCGGCATACTGGTTGCGCGCCGGGCACATTGAAAACCCGCTGTTCGCACCGTCGCTGTTCAAGACCCGCACCTTCGCGGTCGGCATTCTCGGCAACCTGTTCGCGCGCCTGGGCAGCGGCGCCCTGCCGTTTCTGGTGCCGTTGTTGCTGCAAGTGGCACTGGGTTACTCGCCGTCCCAGGCCGGTATGAGCATGCTGCCGCTGGCCGCTGCCGCGATGGTCGCCAAGTGGGGCGCGCGGCCGCTGATCGAACGCCTGGGCTATCGCATTGTGCTGACCGGCAACACGCTGCTTCTGGGGATCATGCTGGCAAGCATGGGCCTGGTCAGCGAGCAGACGCCGTACTGGCTGCTGCTGTGCCTGCTGGCGATTCTCGGGGCGATCAACTCGCTGCAATTCACTGCGATGAACACCGTGACCCTGATCGACCTCGACGACGCCAGCGCCAGCAGCGGCAACAGTTTGCTGTCGGTGGTGGCGCAGTTGTCGCTGAGCCTCGGCGTGGCGTGCGCCGGTGCGTTGCTTGGCGGCTTTACAGCGGAAGTCGGCAACGACGGCGTTGAGACCGTGTTGGGCGCGTTTCAGCTCACGTTCGTGACTGTTGGGATCATGGCGATGCTCGCTGCGACGATATTTTCGCAGCTCTCGAAGAATGACGGGCGGCGTGTCAGGCGTCCGGAAGAACACATCGAGTCTTAG